The segment acaaaatctgtactcaatactaatatgcataaattgcctcagtgagtacattaatatgtttgcaaacacattaaagcttctcaagagttccagaaatatttgtctcgacttaaagatcgagcattatgccaacgagattattgcttatactaagaaagtattgaagcatttttatgaggattatccgttggacactttaaggattttccggaagtatattggaccggacatcgtattttccagatagagctcaactccatcattttgggatgatgtgaggcatatttgatgctatctaagcataacaccatatacgggcatatttttgagtgaaattataaatagcccaagtgttattagatatgcggactctggaaatctctatggtcgcttactggaaacagctagtcatgaagttttcagggggagatattcatcagggggagcatggtattcataaagactttcatacactgtactctttttccttcatcaggtttttatcccactgggtttttcctgataaggttttaacgaggcagtgtcgctcaagattgactcacagaagcagtgtcaactatgatattcagacagatgatcaacagtatggcttcaagatattctgccaagcatcagggggagcgtgccatcaataaagacctttccacactgtactctttttccttcgtccaggtttttatcccactgggtttttcctggcaaggttttaacgaggcagtgtcgcacgcatgtcaatatacaccgaattttatgttacgcatggttatgtactctttttcctttaaccagtttttgtcccactgggtttttactggcaaggttttaacgaggcatatTCCGTATAATTTGTGGTCTctaagggggagtgttgtaaacgATAAGATATAGAGTGGAGCCCACATTGGAAGGAAATTTCCTTCCACCTTCAGATATGTTTACCCCTCATTGTAATATAAgggagaaacaaatgagaatgaaaatatCAGACTTTCTATGCTTTTCTCTATCCCAATTTCTCTCCTCAATTCTTTCAATTCCTCTAGTTTTATAtaacaattttttaattttaaacccaaaatcttaCAACCCACcacattaaaaacaaatagtTTTAAATTTGTCCAAAAACATCAAAAAGAAATTGCTCCCGGCTATTTCCCTATTATGTTGTGAGAGCTGAATTGAATTTATCAACTTCTCTTTAATCGACTTCTGATCGTTAACCAAGCAATAAAGCTTCAACccatattttatgtttatagTGCACCATTTCAATCCAAACCATATGTATCTACTCACAACATAACTCATGGTTGTATTACCAACAAAGAAATGCCCCAAACAATAAGCTTCAacccatattttttttgttttataatgcATCAGAGTGCCATGCACACAGTAGCTAAATTTTTCACGACCCACCTTCAGTAGCAATATATTGTCTGCTTTAGGCCAAGGCCCTCACGATTTTGTTTATGGGCTCAAGCTTATGCTACCTTGCCCAAAAGACTTCTTACTAGGAAGTGAAGTTACCACACATATATGACATTTCACATTTCCCTCGCTGAGCAATGTGAGATTGCTCACTAATATTTCCCCTTCTCGCCTTGCATCCTTCAAGGCTCACAAGTCTTACCATCCACCCTTTTGATTTCCTAGCAAGAGACCTTTTAGGCAAGATAGCATAAGCTTGAGCTTAGGAACAAACTCATTAGAGCCCAAGCCCAAACCCAAAGCAGACAATATCTTGATAATGAAGTTGGGTTTATGACAAAATTCCCTTGCAATTTATAGGTCATTCATATTGGAATTCACATTTCTCATAATGTGCCATGAACATAAGCGATGATGTGTGTTGGGAAAAACTTCATCCTTGACAACATATataggcttttttttttttcccccttcatAGACGTCAACATGTTTTAAGGACCCAACATTATGTAGTTGCAATCTCATCAACAAGAAATgcacaaccaaaaaatatcGCCTTGTTGTGGTAGTTTACACCAACAAACACTACTAAACATTTGTCATATACGTTGGTCTTGTGCTTGATGTCAAATATCAACATATCTGCAAAGCAACAATAATCATGTAGAGATTGAGTCTCTCTCCAAAACAAATTTGCCAAAAAATTCTCCTCATCTACACCATATAtgcagcaaaaaaaaaacaaaatcaaagtcGGCTATTACCTTTGTGTTCATGTAGTTTTCTCTTTAGTATATCTCTACTCTGTCGGGAACAAGAACAAGtattttcaaagaaattaTTTCGTAGTACCAGACAAATTCAGAAGTCATTACACCTTAAGTTTAAGGTCAACGTCTTTTGTTGTCACcccaaattaatttaataacaAGGCACTAATCAATTCTAAGCCTAACAACTCCTTAAATTCAAAACAGCCACCCATGATTTCTAACAGAGTTCTTAAAACGATTTTGCAGAGACAATTAGCAAGAAATAATGCCCAAACAGATTTCAAATTGAATTCCCAAAAGGTACCTAAACTTTTACAATTATTCCAACAATGTCCCTCGACTCCGACTCAGCAGCAGTGTCTTCCACCAGCAGAGACTGGTACTTTCCCTCGCCGCCCTTCATCCACAACAACTCGAACTCAACGAAATTTCCAAAATACCCTCGAAGATTCCCAACAAACCCCAGGCAGTCCCAACACCTTCCTCCCGATTATCGGCCGCCGTTTGGCGGCGTTTCGTCTCCCAATTCGTCGCCGCCGTTTCGCAGCGTTTCGTCCTCGACCTCGGCCCCTCATAGAGCTTTTAACCATGAGAGGCTTAGACGGAGGGTCGACTTCGGTCGCCGGCGAGAGAAGCCGCAGCAAAACGACGTCAACGACGCCATTCCAAGCGTTTCCGACGGCGTTTCGAGAAGAAGATCGGAGGTTTCGAGTGCGGTTTCGGGCGATAAGTTTTTGGGAAATGGTTTCAACGTTCGGTGGAAAATGGCCTTTTTCGTAGCGGTACTCTCTCTCACCAATTGATATatgtacatacatatacatttatgattttgatcccaaatttttttttgtgcatCTGGCAGATTGCGACAACAGTATTTTCATCAGTGGTGTACCAGAATTTCTGTTTACATATCCaagtcaatgagttgcagGTATAGTTCTATTGCTTGCGATGCTtacagtatttatttattaaagaatgaaagaaatgaaatattGGAGACATCTCAATTAGTATTACTTGGCACTTTTAATGTCGATAGGCATGTACAgtaaaaaaagaggaagaaagttttgtaataaaataaatgaaaaattagttgacatgaaatgaaataaacttAAATTTAGTTTGGATGTATGTAGTAAATTAACTCATAACTTATATGAATTCCTTGTATTTCCGTATATGACATCTAAGATTCCTTGACTTGTACTGGCAGATATACTCATATGTCCCGTACACCTTATCGCGTTGCAATTTCCGTTTTGccttgtaatttattttgttttcctgaAGACACATTAATATAATAGTCCTTTTGGTTGATCAGATACTGGTCTTTAGTTTGTCATGTAAAACTAATAGCATCTAACTTGAATAGCCATTAAAAACGAAAGGATTCTTTTTAAcaatttgttgaaattttacTTTACCAGAATCGTTGGTTAAAAAGCTTGTGAGATACCAAATATTTTTCTGAACTTCAAACATTGAGCTTTAATAAGATTCAGCCTGCAAACACTATGAGTGGAACTAAGCAAAGTAAGGTATTTAAACttattgttttagttttggttGATCTTTTAGATAACATACATGATTCAtcgaaaaaagaaacataaaaacaaagaagaaaaactttAAGGCTGTGTATGGATGGCTGCAATAGGAGATTCAAATGGATTTCATGCAATAGGATATTCCCAGTAATAGGATACTTGTATTTTCCTTACTCAGtccaattttaaataaaaacaaaactaagatTTTCAGTAATTTTTcagcaaaaggaaaaacaaaaacagaaactttaatctgaaatttgaatacGTGACACACACTCGTGTTTCACTGCCTTCCCGCAACATTCAGACTTGTAACTAGGCTTACTTGATTCTGCACCATCTCACCAAAATATGGGAGTCctcaatgttatttttttttcctattggTTTCCATTCCTAAAATCCTAGAATTTTTGTATCTatatgaaaatgcaaaaaataattagggttcgtTTTGGCAGCCCTAGCTAAACCAAagcaaaaaatttcttttacaaACTGGCTCAGAAGAACAAGAATAATATTTGATTGGCTAAAAGGGTAGAGCAAGAGTGGTTTTTTGAGGTGGATTAAAAAGTACCCAAAgattttctaaattaatttaccaggaaaaggaaaagtacAAAGTAAGGAGGATCACAGAGGTGCTTAATTGGCAATGATGCCTTTATGTTGGAGCACTGAAAACACCACAGAAGCCTAGTTGGTTCTGGCAGATCCCACAGAATTCTCTGAGGTTAGAGCTCTTAGTTTGAAGATGAGgtgtttttattcaataatctttccttttcctttccttttttttttttcctttcttgtttCACTCCTGCAAAGCAGGAAGAAAAATACCAACCTGTTAGGGGTTTAAGATATCCAGAAGATGTGGTATGTATCTATACAAGCCTGGTTTCGGTTCGCCTAGGATATTCCTACTTGGGCAGGTTCAAATGCCGGAGTGAGCCAGGTCAAGagtttttcttcatttctgCCACTAAGATGGGGTATCtctacttttttttccttaccGTTTTCTTAATTTCCCCCCTAATTTTCGTAGTGGCTTTAGTAAGTTTTTGTACTCTTTcacaattttagtttttaaggCTTTTCTACTACAATGCCAATCACAATTTTCAATCAAACACtgccaaaaccaaatttacaAATAAGATAAGAATGAGAAACTTATCTGTGGCTCAGTTCATATAAAAGCTTGTGCATCTGGTTTCATGTTTCCTCAGATAGGTCAAAGTGCCTTTCAAtgatgatttctttttctgtttttttccaATCTGACTACGATGTTGTGTCCCCTAGATATGAGCTGGGCCTACTAATTTTTCTGTTAATGTATGGAACTTCGTTTAAATGGCGAGGCCATACTAATTTAAACACATGCTCTGCTTTCAGGAACATATTTCCAAGCTTGAATTTACGTTACGAGCCTATAATTTGTCAGATTCTACGGAGCTTATCAGTTCCTTTGGGCAGCAGAGTGATCTCCATGGCAAAAGTTTAAAAAGATTAGCTCTTATGGTCTCCCTCACACTTTTATCTATGCCTGTCCTAGCTTTCAAGTACATTGATTATGTCTCTAGATCAAGGTCATCAGAAAACATTTCAGAAGAAGTGTCTCTAAACAAACAGCTAGCATATCgagttgatttgtttttatcaGTCCACCCATATTCTAAGCCATTGGCATTGTTAGTGGCAACTCTATTACTTATTTTTCTCGGTGGTTTAGCACTCTTCGGAGTGAAAGATGATAGCTTAGCAGAATGCCTTTGGTTATCGTGGACTTATGTAGCTGATTCTGGCAACCATACTGACTCTGAAAAGATTGGTGAAAGGCTTGTTTCAGTTTCCATTAGCTTTGGCGGTATGCTCATATTTGCAATGATGCTTGGACTTGTATCTGATGCAATTTCGGAGAAGTTTGATTCATTGAGGAAAGGAAGAAGTAAGGTGGTTGAGCAAAACCATACTTTAATTCTTGGCTGGAGCGATAAATTGGTAAAGTTCTGATTGCTTTGcttgttttcagaaaaaagtTAAAGTTTTACTTTAAGGATAACTGTTTTAGTAGCTTGAATTGCGTTTTTGTTCCATTTGTTAAGTATTCCATTGTAAATTCAGGGATCGTTATTGAATCAGCTTGCAATAGCCAATGAGAGTTTGGGTGGAGGGATTGTTGTAGTCATGGCTGAGCGAGATAAAGAGGAAATGGAACTTGACATTGCTAAAATGGAGTTTAACTTCAAAGGAACATCTGTAATATGCAGAAGTGGGAGCCCTCTTATTTTGGCTGACCTGAAAAAGGTATGAGTGCTTGCCTTCTTTGGgttatttgaattaaaaatatgGTTAGAATTTTCTCCTCTACGACGCCCGTCAATTTCAGGCGGCATGCGAGGCAGGAGAGGGGCACAGTAAAATATGATGAACTTCATAACTCCAATTTTTATACAGAATTTTATGATCTACCTCAGTAGGGATAATTGAACTGGAACAGTTAGATAATTGAATGAAGATATATTAATGTGGGTTGGCACATGGGGCCAAATGGGTTTGGTTTTTGTGACAACTCAAGTCAGTCTGGTCTTCTCACTTtaagtcatatttttatgaaatgaTGGAGTGATTTTAAAATACCTTAAAGTGTTTTGGACTTGgttttattgttaattttgGCACAAGCTCATGGTGTTCACTTTGAAATGTAACTTGCCATTTACGAAATTCAGAGTTATCTATTTGAAGATCAACTTTAGTTATCTGATTATTTTCAACTTCAGTCCTAGGGGGTGTTACGTATCAACTACAAAgtgtttcttttgttataCACATCAACAAATAGgtttaatttcattaaaatagaaaaagaaacaaactaaTTCCTTTCTCAGTAATTCCTCTCTCTtcattcttcttcatctctttgttttctctgAAATTTCAGCAGCCATAAACCTTCTTTGCTCttcaaaaatattatatttattagaTTTTCTGTCATTCTAAGCCAATCATAGAAACACTCACTGTGTGTTAGAACAGTTTTGTAATGCATGCATACAATGCTGAAACTATTCACGCCATTTGTATGCCTCTCTATGTGTTACTTATACAACTATTTGCAGGTCTCTGTCTCTAAAGCCCGTGCAATAATCATCCTTGCTGAAGATGGAAATGCTGATCAGGTATACTTGAATTAGAAAATTTAAGTTCTCTAATATTTAATATCATAGTATACTTATATTGTGTCAAACTGGggtaatatataatattattaaaaaataattagtttctttaaacttttttaaaacatataaGTCAACTTTACAGAAGTCtattccttttcctttttttattcctATACACCAACATATTGTTCACTGGTTTGACACAGAGTGATGCCCGTGCATTGAGAACAGTTTTAAGTCTAACTGGAGTAAAAGAAGGGCTGAGAGGACATATCGTGGTTGAACTAAGTGATCTTGACAATGAGGTTCTTGTTAAACTTGTTGGTGGAGATCTTGTTGAAACTGTTGTGGCTCATGATGTAATTGGCCGTTTGATGATTCAATGTGCTAGGCAGCCTGGACTTGCACAGGTCACTTTCTGTTAGTGTTGCATGCTATAACTTTATTGCGGATGGTCACACAATTCTATTTCAATGCAActgtttgtgattttttttttttttttgggtaactAAATTTCTTGTTGATTATGGCAATTGATTGTCTTCTATTTCCCCTCTGATGGACCTAGCAGATATGGGAAGATATCCTTGGATTTGAAAATTGCGAGTTCTACATCAAAAGATGGTCACAGTTGGATGGCATGCATTTTGAGGATGTATTGATCAGTTATCCTGATGCCATTCCTTGTGGAATCAAGGTTGCATCATTAGGTggtaaaattattttgaatcCTGATGACTCTTATGTTCTACAAGAAGGCGATGAAGTGCTTGTTATAGCCGAGGATGACGATACCTATGCTCCTGCACCATTGCCTATGGTGATTTCCAATTCCTTTAAAGCATAGAGTTTCCAAATTTTAGCTTGGTGTTTCTGCTAGtttgttttatcttttttacttttcattttctccttttgtttgtgttgatGGTCTACTTAAGGTTACTAATTCTAGAGTAACTTCAAGGTAcgtcattaaaaaataaacatatttagTTAAATTAGTTCTCAGAGACATTGATTTCTCCTTGTCCTAGTTATGATGCATTTAGGGTCACTGTTTGAGGGtgacaaaagaacaaataaataaatatactgcagataagtatttttttcctttcagcaACTATCGTCCGTAAGATTCAAAGTCAGGACCTCCTCCAACAACGTGGTACCAAATGGTCATTGGGAAACATATTACAGagatagaaaaataattagtGCATTAAGAGAGAAAAGTTATTGGCGACTTGGGTATCAGCGATTAGCCTTTCTTTCTAGTTCTCAATATCACATCAGATCCttgatgtttttatttttggttaggAAGCAATCATTCAATTACTGTGCTGATGATTAATTATATGGAACAAATGGAAAAGCTATTTGATTGGTTTCAAAGTATTTATTGTGGAAATTTTCATTCAGCTGTTCCGTgcagatgtttttttttgttttttttttttactaatgAAGTTTCAGAATCGTTTATcatgtaaaaaagaaatcgTTTGATGGATAAATCAATACATATTACAACATTACAATATGAAACACATCTACTACTTGACCTTAAAATTTAATCACATTAGATGTGCCTTCATCATTCGTTCTTTTGGCCTAATCGTTCTAGACATGTCCATTGTGCATTCAAATTGCAGGATCATGATCGTTTTCCTTTATAGATATTTTAGTTAGTGCCCTTTGATGTTGTGATGTCTGTCGAATTTCATGGTTACACATTGGTAGTACCATTCTCCGGGGCTGTTGTCACAGTTAGCCCCTTGTTACGATCATTAGCCATTGAATGTCAGAATGAACACAAGATTGAGTGAAAATGCAGCCAATGAGAACTAGAGCTGCAGAGAAAGGGCTATAAGTTAGAGGTCAATCTTTTAAAGAATAAGCTCTTTTAGACCACAGTAGGATGATGCCTACCATGGAGTTATAGTGAATGGAAGATAGCATAATTAAAACTCACAAAACTATAATCACTTTGATCATTCAGGTCAAAGAGGCATCTTTCATACACATTGCCCGAACAGCAAGAAAGCCACAGAAGATTCTACTTTGTGGATGGAGGAGGGACATTGATGATATGCTTGTGGTAAGTTCTTTATGTTGATGcccctaatttttctttttcttcgcCTGAATGCTGCAGGTCTGGAGAGGAAGTCTACCCAAAGACTTTATTGTTCCAAAGTCTGCAGAAAGGATACTTTTTTGTGGTTGGCGGCGAGATATGGAGGATATGATTATGGTAATGAAACTTGATGTCTGCAATCATGCTCCCAGTACTTCGGGTGCAGTTCTAGTGTACAAACTGATGATACTCATCTCAGAGACAGCTTCTTGTTTTCCTATGCAGCTTCAAAATAGACTGCATTTCTGGATTCAAGTTTAAAAGTTTCAGAAGTAGCACTGCCACATCTACATTGGTGCTGttaattgattattaaattttgcTCTTACAGAATTAGATTCATGCATCTATGATTTGTAGGTATTGGATGCCTTTCTAGCCCCTAGTTCAGAGCTCTGGATGTTCAACGAGGTTGCTGAAAAGGAGAGGGAAAAGAAGCTCATTGATGGTGGCCTTGACATCAGCCGGTTGGTGAATATAACTTTAGTTAATCGTGAGGGGAATGCTGTCATACGCCGTCATTTAGAAAGCCTTCCTTTGCAATCTTTTGATTCGGTGAGCAACAAAGTATTTAGTGTCTCCTTTATAAATATCTGTAGTGAGGTAGTAAGAGGGATGGAAATtcatatataaagaaaatgatgacTCATGCTATATGTGAAATGAAATTATCAACATCAACCGGACCTGCCATTGGAAAGAACCTGCTGGCTGAGTTTTCTATCTTATTGGTGTATCATTTCTGGGCAGTGATATTATTTTACCATCTAAAATGTGGTAGACCAGTTAGTGACAATTACTTAACCTTCATTGGTGTCCTTGTGTAGGGTCTTTACTTTTCTGTGACGTTTATGATAATTACTTAAACATGTCTAAATCATTTCACAGGTTAAACATGTGCTCATCTAGTAATTCATCTGTACAGATCTTAATTTTGGCTGATGAGTCTGTGGAAGACTCAGCAATTCAAGCTGATTCCAGATCTCTTGCAACATTACTTTTAATTCGTGATATTCAGGTACTTGcgatttgattttggagtgCACCATTAAACTACTGGTACACTTCACTttctaaaaattatttcttctATTGTCGTAATTTCTCAGACATACTGTTAAcctgttttgattttgttggtaaaatactttatttttcttcatttcttttatttttttggggggtggGGGTGTTTGTGATCCTGTTCTAGAATCATCAGTCTGGACATGACTGAATGTGAAATGAGAAAGCTAGCATCCAACAAATCTGGGTATTGATAttcattgttttgttctaTTCAACTTGCCACTTTTAGCTTCCATTATTAGTGTACATAATGAGAGAATggatgattttttatttatttattctttttatctATTTTACTTTTTGCGTACATTGGATGTTATGTAATAGCATTGACATTCGAGTAGaattatatttttcctttgtatCATCAaagatttatttttcttgaggACTATATGTGAAGATATAATACTGGTTGCCGAGGAGATTCAAGTTATCAATTTTCATAGTTTATCTATCTTCAGTTCCAATCCTATATACTTGTGTTATTCAAATTTCCAGGCTAAGCGTCTCCCTATGGTAACACATGTTCAAAGAGGAAGCTTCTCACAAGGCTCATGGATAGGAGAAATGCAGCAAGCTTCAGATAAGTCAGTTATAATTAGTGAAATTCTGGACCCAAGGACTAAAAATCTATTATCCATGTCAAAGATCAGCGATTATGTGCTATCGAATGAGCTCGTAAGCATGGCATTGGCTATGGTGGCTGAGGATCGGCAAATAAATGATGTGTTGGAAGAGCTGTTTGCAGAGGAGGTATTCTCTTTGTTACATATGATTCCATTCCATGCAGTAGTACCAGAATTTTATTTGCAGTCAAAATAGACTTCACATGAGCTCTCCCTTCAAACTGTCCACTAGAACATGTCATTTGATTCCAATGATCAATCATAACATTGTGAAATGGCTTCTCGCTGGGCCTTTTCCAACATTTGTTATCCTGCCCTTGGTAGTTTAATAAATTTCTGGGGTAAAACAGTGTAGTTGCCAGATTTTACTATTTAGGATAACTCCTCAATGGAGCCCAAGTCACTAACTAATACAGAGCAGATTTCCTTTTACTATGAAAATGGAAGTTGTGACGGTTACAACCGAATATTTTTTGTCTCCCTCTGCCCAATTATCTTGGCGTTTTGCTTCCAAAGGAATTCTTCTGTAAAAACTAACTCCTTGTATCTTAATCCAAGCATTCAAGTTACTAAAACCAAGCATCTGTGAAACCTGCTCCAAGTCCCAAACGATATCAGACCTCAAGTTTGACCAAGTATAAACTGCTTTCAGTAAAGCAGTAGGATCACCCAAATTAGTGTCTTggataaaatcattaaaaaccCTGTTGTTATAAATggttctttaatttttgatgGAGGTGCAGTTTGTTCTTATAAGTGGTTAATTACTTATTTCACCAACCTTACCTTGTGTTTGATTTGTCAGGGCAATGAATTGCAAATAAGGCAAGCAGATCTCTATCTCCGTGAAGGTGAGGAATTGAGCTTCTATGAAGTACTCTTGCGAGCTCGACAGAGGAGAGAGGTCATGATTGGTTACCGTTTAGCCGATGCTGAGAGAGCTGTCATCAATCCCCCATCCAAAAGTAAGAGACGGAGGTGGTCAGTGAAGGATGTTTTTGTGGTGATTGCGGAGAAGGAATGAAGCATTTCTAAATCAACAGTGAAGACAGTGTTCGAAATTCCATGTGAAATCGG is part of the Prunus dulcis unplaced genomic scaffold, ALMONDv2, whole genome shotgun sequence genome and harbors:
- the LOC117612817 gene encoding ion channel CASTOR-like isoform X1 — encoded protein: MSLDSDSAAVSSTSRDWYFPSPPFIHNNSNSTKFPKYPRRFPTNPRQSQHLPPDYRPPFGGVSSPNSSPPFRSVSSSTSAPHRAFNHERLRRRVDFGRRREKPQQNDVNDAIPSVSDGVSRRRSEVSSAVSGDKFLGNGFNVRWKMAFFVAIATTVFSSVVYQNFCLHIQVNELQEHISKLEFTLRAYNLSDSTELISSFGQQSDLHGKSLKRLALMVSLTLLSMPVLAFKYIDYVSRSRSSENISEEVSLNKQLAYRVDLFLSVHPYSKPLALLVATLLLIFLGGLALFGVKDDSLAECLWLSWTYVADSGNHTDSEKIGERLVSVSISFGGMLIFAMMLGLVSDAISEKFDSLRKGRSKVVEQNHTLILGWSDKLGSLLNQLAIANESLGGGIVVVMAERDKEEMELDIAKMEFNFKGTSVICRSGSPLILADLKKVSVSKARAIIILAEDGNADQSDARALRTVLSLTGVKEGLRGHIVVELSDLDNEVLVKLVGGDLVETVVAHDVIGRLMIQCARQPGLAQIWEDILGFENCEFYIKRWSQLDGMHFEDVLISYPDAIPCGIKVASLGGKIILNPDDSYVLQEGDEVLVIAEDDDTYAPAPLPMVWRGSLPKDFIVPKSAERILFCGWRRDMEDMIMVLDAFLAPSSELWMFNEVAEKEREKKLIDGGLDISRLVNITLVNREGNAVIRRHLESLPLQSFDSILILADESVEDSAIQADSRSLATLLLIRDIQAKRLPMVTHVQRGSFSQGSWIGEMQQASDKSVIISEILDPRTKNLLSMSKISDYVLSNELVSMALAMVAEDRQINDVLEELFAEEGNELQIRQADLYLREGEELSFYEVLLRARQRREVMIGYRLADAERAVINPPSKSKRRRWSVKDVFVVIAEKE
- the LOC117612817 gene encoding ion channel CASTOR-like isoform X2, producing the protein MSLDSDSAAVSSTSRDWYFPSPPFIHNNSNSTKFPKYPRRFPTNPRQSQHLPPDYRPPFGGVSSPNSSPPFRSVSSSTSAPHRAFNHERLRRRVDFGRRREKPQQNDVNDAIPSVSDGVSRRRSEVSSAVSGDKFLGNGFNVRWKMAFFVAIATTVFSSVVYQNFCLHIQVNELQEHISKLEFTLRAYNLSDSTELISSFGQQSDLHGKSLKRLALMVSLTLLSMPVLAFKYIDYVSRSRSSENISEEVSLNKQLAYRVDLFLSVHPYSKPLALLVATLLLIFLGGLALFGVKDDSLAECLWLSWTYVADSGNHTDSEKIGERLVSVSISFGGMLIFAMMLGLVSDAISEKFDSLRKGRSKVVEQNHTLILGWSDKLGSLLNQLAIANESLGGGIVVVMAERDKEEMELDIAKMEFNFKGTSVICRSGSPLILADLKKVSVSKARAIIILAEDGNADQSDARALRTVLSLTGVKEGLRGHIVVELSDLDNEVLVKLVGGDLVETVVAHDVIGRLMIQCARQPGLAQIWEDILGFENCEFYIKRWSQLDGMHFEDVLISYPDAIPCGIKVASLGGKIILNPDDSYVLQEGDEVLVIAEDDDTYAPAPLPMVKEASFIHIARTARKPQKILLCGWRRDIDDMLVVLDAFLAPSSELWMFNEVAEKEREKKLIDGGLDISRLVNITLVNREGNAVIRRHLESLPLQSFDSILILADESVEDSAIQADSRSLATLLLIRDIQAKRLPMVTHVQRGSFSQGSWIGEMQQASDKSVIISEILDPRTKNLLSMSKISDYVLSNELVSMALAMVAEDRQINDVLEELFAEEGNELQIRQADLYLREGEELSFYEVLLRARQRREVMIGYRLADAERAVINPPSKSKRRRWSVKDVFVVIAEKE
- the LOC117612817 gene encoding probable ion channel CASTOR isoform X3 gives rise to the protein MSLDSDSAAVSSTSRDWYFPSPPFIHNNSNSTKFPKYPRRFPTNPRQSQHLPPDYRPPFGGVSSPNSSPPFRSVSSSTSAPHRAFNHERLRRRVDFGRRREKPQQNDVNDAIPSVSDGVSRRRSEVSSAVSGDKFLGNGFNVRWKMAFFVAIATTVFSSVVYQNFCLHIQVNELQEHISKLEFTLRAYNLSDSTELISSFGQQSDLHGKSLKRLALMVSLTLLSMPVLAFKYIDYVSRSRSSENISEEVSLNKQLAYRVDLFLSVHPYSKPLALLVATLLLIFLGGLALFGVKDDSLAECLWLSWTYVADSGNHTDSEKIGERLVSVSISFGGMLIFAMMLGLVSDAISEKFDSLRKGRSKVVEQNHTLILGWSDKLGSLLNQLAIANESLGGGIVVVMAERDKEEMELDIAKMEFNFKGTSVICRSGSPLILADLKKVSVSKARAIIILAEDGNADQIWEDILGFENCEFYIKRWSQLDGMHFEDVLISYPDAIPCGIKVASLGGKIILNPDDSYVLQEGDEVLVIAEDDDTYAPAPLPMVWRGSLPKDFIVPKSAERILFCGWRRDMEDMIMVLDAFLAPSSELWMFNEVAEKEREKKLIDGGLDISRLVNITLVNREGNAVIRRHLESLPLQSFDSILILADESVEDSAIQADSRSLATLLLIRDIQAKRLPMVTHVQRGSFSQGSWIGEMQQASDKSVIISEILDPRTKNLLSMSKISDYVLSNELVSMALAMVAEDRQINDVLEELFAEEGNELQIRQADLYLREGEELSFYEVLLRARQRREVMIGYRLADAERAVINPPSKSKRRRWSVKDVFVVIAEKE